A region of Candidatus Diapherotrites archaeon DNA encodes the following proteins:
- a CDS encoding DUF2283 domain-containing protein produces MKYDDEYDYLYFYDRVNRSSSGIEWGNLDISYDKNGNIVGLSIEGASSFLTNLTNRKITKNALAKAVSGRLKIREKAGIIYLTFIINLENEAPIEDTITVKSINYKSPLTETA; encoded by the coding sequence ATGAAATACGACGACGAATACGATTACCTCTACTTTTACGACAGAGTAAACAGGTCATCTTCCGGCATAGAATGGGGCAACCTTGACATTTCATACGACAAAAACGGAAACATCGTCGGGTTGTCAATTGAGGGCGCGTCCTCATTTCTGACAAACCTGACAAACAGGAAAATAACGAAAAACGCGCTGGCAAAAGCGGTTTCCGGCAGGCTCAAAATAAGGGAAAAAGCGGGAATCATTTACCTGACATTCATAATCAACCTCGAAAACGAGGCTCCGATAGAGGACACGATAACGGTCAAGTCCATAAACTACAAGTCGCCGCTGACCGAAACCGCCTGA
- a CDS encoding ArsR family transcriptional regulator, protein MQKSQAIEKPKEEEPFTIIIGGNEEKDLDDFFSGKSTDQPKDVLYLDTFEQLHELLSPKKLDLLKWLMDLPKNHKPCSVSDTAKKIKRKQEAVSRDLKQLKKLGLVELKKDGQKTIPTPKFRRIEIIVK, encoded by the coding sequence ATGCAAAAATCCCAAGCCATAGAAAAGCCGAAAGAGGAGGAGCCCTTCACCATAATCATCGGCGGCAATGAGGAAAAGGATTTGGACGATTTTTTCTCCGGAAAATCAACCGACCAGCCCAAGGACGTGCTTTATCTGGACACTTTCGAGCAACTGCACGAGCTTTTGTCGCCTAAAAAGCTTGATTTGCTGAAATGGCTCATGGACCTGCCGAAAAACCACAAGCCTTGCTCAGTTTCCGACACCGCAAAAAAAATCAAACGCAAGCAGGAAGCCGTGAGCCGCGATTTGAAACAACTGAAAAAGCTCGGCCTGGTCGAACTCAAAAAGGACGGGCAGAAAACCATTCCGACGCCGAAATTCAGGCGCATCGAAATAATCGTGAAATAA